A genome region from Salvelinus alpinus chromosome 26, SLU_Salpinus.1, whole genome shotgun sequence includes the following:
- the LOC139555391 gene encoding uncharacterized protein, with protein sequence MEGKFTLTPSLLTARLIKVSDRRQVDSDSDFEEETTVLDEVQLDVPDVPQLPVLLDVQNAAIILEDVPDVQTILEEATGNWQLIPIRFSPLYCGPVVIRNNAGPVVKAWRTFQFISPIITYMRGGSQQVVVRMHHVSRVRGLETQLVWAISKETARLSPEGIPYCATKVQSITWIQRVAGRVTHYASHLRHETSVDMTLGCYQQTDVSVVYATLHMGLDGLLSSSAWSEAASFSTPTTQQFTDPEPEGHNCYEGWEEDLLPEEREVPLLNLYLTTKRVEDIALRLVSLRQAFTTLLGSTLSRNHLFVAGKVLLGALVQANHMDEAKFIRTYNDFVDYLSDPSKRNDIERELAEAKIHHVNMIDVLFELVLFGLMTAQKSLMVHPGGFVERLYALLYSFLPTAANMEPEADRYLLLLNDSCDTLPPNRDLDTNALHYFALNLTFLNKISCSSKTFLFLSFHLFDFMTISSS encoded by the exons GGTTAGTGATCGTCGACAGGTGGACAGCGACAGCGACTTCGAAGAGG AAACAACTGTCCTGGATGAGGTCCAGTTGGATGTGCCAGATGTTCCACAGCTGCCAGTCCTCCTTGATGTCCAGAATGCTGCTATCATCCTTGAGGATGTGCCAGATGTGCAGACTATCCTTGAG GAGGCCACTGGCAATTGGCAGTTGATTCCGATTAGGTTCAGCCCCCTGTACTGTGGGCCTGTTGTGATCAGG AACAATGCCGGTCCGGTGGTTAAAGCGTGGAGAACTTTCCAGTTCATCAGCCCCATCATCACCTACATGCGTGGGGGATCCCAG CAGGTGGTGGTGAGGATGCACCACGTGAGTAGGGTGAGAGGCCTGGAGACTCAACTGGTGTGGGCCATCTCCAAGGAGACAGCCAGGCTTAGTCCAGAGGGCATCCCCTACTGTGCCACCAAAGTGCAGTCCATCACTTGGATCCAG cgtGTGGCTGGCAGGGTGACCCACTATGCGTCTCACCTCCGCCACGAGACGTCTGTGGACATGACGCTTGGCTGCTACCAG CAGACTGATGTCTCAGTGGTGTACGCCACTCTCCACATGGGGCTGGACGGGCTTCTCTCCTCTTCAGCGTGGTCGGAGGCTGCCTCCTTCTCTACACCCACCACTCAGCAGTTCACTGACCCAGAGCCTGAGGGCCACAACTGCTATGAG GGCTGGGAGGAGGACCTGCtgcctgaggagagggaggttccTCTGCTAAA CCTCTACCTTACCACCAAGAGAGTGGAGGACATCGCCCTGAGGCTCGTCTCCCTGCGCCAGGCCTTCACT aCCCTGCTTGGTTCCACCCTGAGCAGGAACCATCTGTTTGTGGCGGGAAAGGTCCTCCTGGGCGCACTGGTTCAGGCCAACCACATG GACGAGGCCAAGTTCATCCGTACCTATAACGACTTTGTGGACTACCTGAGTGACCCCTCCAAGCGGAATGACATTGAGAGGGAGCTGGCTGAGGCAAAG ATCCATCATGTGAACATGATAGATGTCCTCTTTGAGCTGGTGCTGTTTGGGTTAATGACAGCTCAGAAGTCCCTGATGGTG CACCCTGGTGGGTTCGTGGAGCGTCTGTACGCTCTCCTGTACTCTTTCCTGCCCACTGCTGCCAACATGGAGCCAGAGGCAGACAGATACCTGCTGCTGCTCAAT GATTCTTGTGACACTTTGCCACCCAACAGGGATTTAGACACCAATGCACTACATTACTTTGCACTGAATTtgacatttttaaataaaataagttGTAGTTCAAAAACATTTTTGTTTCTGTCTTTTCATCTATTTGATTTTATGACCATTTCCTCTTCCTAG